From Lysobacter auxotrophicus, the proteins below share one genomic window:
- the secE gene encoding preprotein translocase subunit SecE has protein sequence MNSKVEQPGSASTGDIVKYALAVLLVAAGVAAYIYFDQWAGPLRALAVAVGLVLAAVVFLTSGKGLQTREFLSESRFELRKVVWPTRQEAMRTTWVVIIAVAVLSLILAAMDLFIQFLVKLILGQ, from the coding sequence ATGAACAGCAAGGTCGAACAACCCGGATCCGCCTCCACCGGCGATATCGTCAAGTACGCACTTGCCGTGCTGCTGGTGGCCGCTGGCGTTGCCGCGTACATCTATTTCGATCAGTGGGCGGGCCCGCTCCGCGCGCTGGCCGTCGCCGTCGGCCTGGTCCTCGCGGCCGTCGTGTTCCTGACCAGCGGCAAGGGTCTGCAGACCCGCGAGTTCCTTTCCGAGTCGCGCTTCGAGCTGCGCAAGGTGGTCTGGCCGACCCGTCAGGAAGCCATGCGCACCACCTGGGTCGTGATCATCGCCGTGGCGGTGCTCAGCCTGATCCTCGCCGCCATGGACCTGTTCATCCAGTTCCTGGTCAAGTTGATTCTGGGGCAGTAA
- the nusG gene encoding transcription termination/antitermination protein NusG codes for MTEVHKRWYVVHAYSGFEKSVAQTLRDRIVRDGMQDKFGEVLVPTEEVVEMRSGQKRRSERKFFPGYVLVQIATHDEAGIPRMDNESWHLVKETPKVMGFIGGTADRPLPIADREADAILQRVQEGVEKPKPKVLFEPGEMVRVIDGPFNDFNGVVEEINYEKSRLRVAVLIFGRSTPVELEFGQVEKA; via the coding sequence ATGACCGAAGTGCACAAGCGCTGGTACGTCGTCCACGCCTATTCGGGCTTCGAGAAGTCCGTGGCGCAGACCCTGCGCGACCGCATCGTCCGTGACGGCATGCAGGACAAGTTCGGCGAAGTGCTCGTCCCGACCGAAGAAGTGGTCGAGATGCGTTCCGGCCAGAAGCGCCGTTCCGAGCGCAAGTTCTTCCCGGGCTATGTCCTGGTCCAGATCGCGACCCATGACGAAGCGGGCATCCCGCGCATGGACAACGAGAGCTGGCACCTGGTGAAGGAAACCCCGAAGGTCATGGGTTTCATCGGCGGCACCGCCGATCGCCCGCTCCCGATCGCCGACCGTGAGGCCGATGCCATCCTGCAGCGCGTTCAGGAAGGCGTCGAAAAGCCGAAGCCGAAGGTGCTGTTCGAGCCGGGCGAGATGGTCCGCGTCATCGATGGCCCGTTCAACGACTTCAACGGCGTGGTCGAGGAAATCAATTACGAGAAGAGCCGCCTGCGCGTCGCGGTGCTGATCTTCGGCCGCTCGACCCCGGTCGAGCTGGAATTCGGTCAGGTCGAAAAGGCCTAA
- the rplK gene encoding 50S ribosomal protein L11 — protein MAKKVVGYIKLQVKAGQANPSPPVGPALGQRGLNIMEFCKAFNAATSKLEPGLPTPVIITAYSDRTFTFVTKSTPASVLLKKAVGITSGSKRPNTEKVGKVTRAQLEAIAKQKEADLTAADLDAAVKTIAGSARSMGLVVEG, from the coding sequence ATGGCTAAGAAAGTAGTTGGTTACATCAAGCTGCAGGTGAAGGCCGGTCAGGCCAACCCCTCGCCGCCGGTCGGTCCGGCCCTCGGCCAGCGCGGCCTGAACATCATGGAGTTCTGCAAGGCCTTCAACGCCGCGACCTCCAAGCTTGAGCCGGGTCTTCCGACCCCGGTCATCATCACCGCGTACTCCGACCGTACGTTCACCTTCGTCACCAAGTCGACCCCGGCTTCGGTGCTGCTGAAGAAGGCCGTGGGCATCACCTCCGGCTCCAAGCGCCCGAACACCGAGAAGGTGGGCAAGGTCACCCGCGCCCAGCTGGAAGCCATCGCCAAGCAGAAGGAAGCCGATCTGACGGCGGCCGACCTGGATGCGGCGGTGAAGACGATTGCGGGTTCGGCCCGCAGCATGGGTCTGGTGGTGGAGGGTTAA
- the rplA gene encoding 50S ribosomal protein L1, whose translation MAMTKREKAIKAAVVPGKAYAFDEAIKIVKTATKAKFVESVDVAVRLGVDAKKSDQQVRGSTVLPAGTGKTVRVAVFAPAGAKADEALAAGAEAVGMDDLAEKMMAGDLNYDVVIATPDAMRVVGKLGQVLGPRGLMPNPKVGTVSPNPAEAVKNAKGGQVRYRTDKAGIIHCTIGKASFEDASLKDNLHALLLDLIKAKPATAKGQYLQKISISSTMGPGVTVDQASLTLK comes from the coding sequence ATGGCAATGACCAAGCGCGAAAAGGCCATCAAGGCCGCAGTGGTTCCGGGCAAGGCCTACGCCTTCGACGAAGCCATCAAGATCGTCAAGACCGCCACCAAGGCCAAGTTCGTCGAGTCCGTCGACGTCGCCGTGCGCCTGGGCGTGGACGCGAAGAAGTCCGACCAGCAGGTCCGCGGTTCCACCGTCCTGCCGGCCGGTACCGGCAAGACCGTGCGCGTGGCGGTGTTCGCCCCGGCCGGTGCGAAGGCCGATGAGGCCCTCGCCGCTGGCGCCGAAGCCGTCGGCATGGACGACCTGGCCGAGAAGATGATGGCCGGCGACCTGAACTACGACGTCGTGATCGCCACGCCGGACGCCATGCGCGTCGTCGGTAAGCTGGGCCAGGTGCTCGGTCCGCGCGGCCTGATGCCGAACCCGAAGGTCGGCACCGTGTCGCCGAACCCGGCCGAGGCGGTGAAGAACGCCAAGGGCGGCCAGGTGCGCTACCGCACCGACAAGGCCGGCATCATCCACTGCACCATCGGCAAGGCCAGCTTCGAAGACGCCTCGCTGAAGGACAATCTGCACGCCCTGCTGCTCGACCTGATCAAGGCCAAGCCGGCGACGGCGAAGGGTCAATACCTGCAGAAGATCTCGATCAGCTCGACCATGGGTCCGGGCGTGACCGTTGACCAGGCTTCGCTGACCCTGAAGTAA
- the rplJ gene encoding 50S ribosomal protein L10 has translation MALNLSQKQEVVAELAEVASKAHSLVAAEYAGTTVSQMTAMRKKARETGVFLKVVKNTLAARAVEGTEFECTKDALVGPLLYAFSSEDPGAAGRLIKEFAKTNDKLQAKVVSIDGKLFPGAHVEFLAALPTREQALAMLARVLAEPVTMFGRAVKAVADKQGGGEEATAEAAAETA, from the coding sequence ATGGCTCTCAATCTGTCCCAGAAGCAAGAAGTAGTCGCCGAACTGGCGGAAGTCGCTTCGAAGGCGCACTCCTTGGTCGCTGCCGAGTACGCAGGCACCACGGTCAGCCAGATGACCGCGATGCGCAAGAAGGCTCGCGAGACCGGCGTGTTCTTGAAGGTTGTCAAGAACACCCTGGCCGCGCGTGCCGTCGAAGGTACCGAGTTCGAGTGCACGAAAGACGCGCTCGTCGGTCCGCTGCTGTATGCGTTCTCGTCGGAAGACCCCGGTGCTGCCGGGCGTCTGATCAAGGAATTCGCCAAGACCAACGACAAGCTGCAGGCGAAGGTCGTTTCCATCGACGGCAAGCTCTTTCCGGGCGCGCACGTCGAGTTCCTCGCTGCCCTGCCGACCCGCGAACAGGCCCTGGCCATGCTGGCCCGTGTCTTGGCCGAGCCGGTCACCATGTTCGGTCGCGCCGTCAAGGCGGTCGCCGACAAGCAGGGTGGTGGCGAAGAAGCAACTGCCGAGGCCGCAGCCGAGACGGCGTAA
- the rplL gene encoding 50S ribosomal protein L7/L12 encodes MSLTNEQIVDAVAGMTISQVMDLVKAIEDKFGVSAAAPVAVAAGPAAAGPAVEEQTEFNVILKEAGAKKVDVIKAVRAITGLGLKEAKDLTEAGGVVKEGASKEEAEKFKKELEAAGATVELK; translated from the coding sequence ATGTCCCTTACCAACGAACAGATCGTCGACGCCGTTGCCGGCATGACCATCAGCCAGGTCATGGACCTGGTCAAGGCGATCGAAGACAAGTTCGGCGTCTCCGCCGCCGCTCCGGTTGCCGTGGCCGCTGGCCCGGCCGCTGCCGGCCCGGCCGTCGAAGAGCAGACCGAATTCAACGTCATCCTGAAGGAAGCCGGCGCGAAGAAGGTCGACGTCATCAAGGCCGTCCGCGCCATCACGGGCCTGGGCCTGAAGGAAGCGAAGGACCTCACCGAAGCCGGTGGCGTCGTGAAGGAAGGCGCTTCGAAGGAAGAAGCCGAGAAGTTCAAGAAGGAACTCGAGGCCGCTGGCGCGACCGTCGAGCTGAAGTAA
- the rpoB gene encoding DNA-directed RNA polymerase subunit beta, whose translation MTTASTTNYSFTEKKRIRKDFGKRKSILEVPFLLAIQVDSYREFLQEHTDPAKRADRGLHAALKSVFPIVSYSGNAALEYVGYKLGEPPFDERECRNRGLSYGAPLRVTVRLVIYDRESSTKAIKYVKEQEVYMGEIPLMTENGTFIVNGTERVIVSQLHRSPGVFFDHDRGKTHSSGKLLYSARIIPYRGSWLDFEFDPKDALFTRIDRRRKLPVTVLLRALGYNNEEMLREFFEINTFHVDPNEGVQLELVPERLRGETLNFDLSDGEKVIVEAGRRITARHVKQLEQSGISALAVPDEYLVGRILASDVVDTKSGELLATANDEITEDHLAAFRKAGIESVGTLWVNDLDRGAYLSHTLRIDATKTQLEALVEIYRMMRPGEPPTKDAAQNLFHNLFFTFERYDLSAVGRMKFNRRLGRKETEGASVLYDAKYFAERKDEESVRLRGECGQTSDILDVIRVLTEIRNGRGTVDDIDHLGNRRVRSVGEMAENVFRVGLVRVERAVKERLSMAESEGLTPQELINAKPVAAAIKEFFGSSQLSQFMDQNNPLSEVTHKRRVSALGPGGLTRERAGFEVRDVHPTHYGRVCTIETPEGPNIGLINSLAVFARTNKYGFLETPYRKVVDGRVTDDVEYLSAIEENEYVIAQANAPQDEKGTITAQFVACRYQGESMLRPPSEIHFMDVSPMQTVSVAAALVPFLEHDDANRALMGANMQRQAVPTLRAQKPLVGTGIERAVARDSGVTVNARRGGVIEQIDAGRIVVKVNESEIVGETDAGVDIYTLIKYTRSNQNTCINQRPLVNVGDVVARGDVLADGPSTDIGELALGQNMLVAFMPWNGYNFEDSILLSERVVEQDRYTTIHIEELTCVARDTKLGPEEISADIPNVSEQALNRLDESGVVYIGAEVRAGDILVGKVTPKGESQLTPEEKLLRAIFGEKASDVKDSSLRVPPGMDGTVIDVQVFTRDGIEKDKRARQIEESEIRRVKKDFDDQFRILEAAIYDRLRSQLVGKVANGGGGLKKGDTVTSLVLDGLSRKDWFTLRMKDDEAVEAIERAQKQIEVHKAEFEKRFADKRGKITQGDDLAPGVLKMVKVFLAVKRRIQPGDKMAGRHGNKGVVSTIVPVQDMPYAADGQTVDIVLNPLGVPSRMNIGQILEVHLGWAAKGLGQKIQRMLEAQQAIGELRKFLNDIYNHDNSVVGERVDLTQFTDEELLRLAKNLTDGVPMATPVFDGAAESEIKRMLELADLPSSGQTELFDGRTGEAFERKVTVGYMHMLKLNHLVDDKMHARSTGPYSLVTQQPLGGKAQFGGQRFGEMEVWALEAYGAAYTLQEMLTVKSDDVQGRNQMYKNIVDGEYEMVAGMPESFNVLVKEIRSLAINMELEEN comes from the coding sequence ATGACCACGGCTTCCACGACGAATTATTCGTTCACCGAAAAGAAGCGCATCCGCAAGGACTTCGGCAAGCGCAAGTCGATCCTTGAAGTGCCCTTCCTGCTGGCCATCCAGGTCGATTCCTACCGCGAGTTCCTGCAGGAACACACCGATCCGGCCAAGCGTGCCGATCGCGGTCTCCACGCCGCGCTGAAGTCGGTGTTCCCGATCGTCAGTTACAGCGGCAACGCTGCGCTGGAATATGTCGGCTACAAGCTCGGCGAACCCCCGTTCGACGAGCGCGAGTGCCGCAACCGCGGCCTCTCCTACGGCGCGCCGCTGCGCGTGACCGTGCGCCTGGTGATCTACGACCGCGAGTCGTCGACCAAGGCCATCAAGTACGTGAAGGAGCAGGAGGTCTACATGGGCGAGATCCCGCTCATGACCGAGAACGGCACCTTCATCGTTAACGGCACCGAGCGCGTCATCGTCTCGCAGCTGCACCGTTCGCCGGGCGTGTTCTTCGACCACGACCGCGGCAAGACGCACAGCTCGGGCAAGCTGCTGTACAGCGCCCGCATCATTCCTTACCGCGGCTCGTGGCTGGACTTCGAGTTCGACCCGAAGGACGCGCTGTTCACCCGTATCGACCGTCGCCGCAAGTTGCCGGTGACCGTGCTGCTGCGCGCGCTCGGTTACAACAACGAAGAAATGCTGCGTGAGTTCTTCGAGATCAACACCTTCCACGTCGATCCGAACGAAGGCGTGCAGCTGGAGCTCGTGCCGGAGCGCCTGCGTGGCGAAACGCTGAACTTCGATCTGTCCGATGGCGAGAAGGTCATCGTCGAAGCCGGCCGCCGCATCACCGCGCGCCACGTCAAGCAGCTGGAACAGTCGGGCATCTCCGCCCTGGCCGTGCCGGACGAATACCTCGTGGGCCGCATCCTGGCCAGCGACGTCGTCGACACGAAGTCCGGTGAGCTGCTGGCGACCGCCAACGACGAGATCACCGAAGACCATCTGGCTGCGTTCCGCAAGGCCGGCATCGAGTCGGTCGGCACGCTGTGGGTGAACGACCTGGATCGCGGTGCGTACCTGTCGCACACCCTGCGCATCGACGCGACCAAGACGCAGCTGGAAGCGCTGGTCGAGATCTATCGCATGATGCGTCCGGGCGAGCCGCCGACCAAGGACGCCGCGCAGAACCTGTTCCACAACCTGTTCTTCACCTTCGAGCGCTACGACCTCTCGGCCGTGGGCCGCATGAAGTTCAACCGTCGCCTCGGCCGCAAGGAAACCGAAGGCGCGTCGGTGCTGTACGACGCCAAGTACTTCGCCGAGCGCAAGGACGAAGAGTCCGTCCGCCTGCGCGGCGAGTGCGGCCAGACGTCGGACATCCTCGACGTCATCCGCGTGCTGACCGAGATCCGCAACGGTCGCGGCACCGTGGACGACATCGACCACCTGGGCAACCGTCGCGTGCGTTCGGTCGGCGAAATGGCCGAGAACGTGTTCCGCGTCGGCCTGGTCCGCGTCGAGCGCGCCGTGAAGGAACGCCTGTCGATGGCGGAGTCCGAAGGCCTGACGCCGCAGGAGCTCATCAACGCCAAGCCGGTGGCCGCCGCGATCAAGGAGTTCTTCGGCTCCTCGCAGCTGTCGCAGTTCATGGACCAGAACAACCCGCTGTCGGAAGTCACGCACAAGCGTCGCGTGTCGGCCCTCGGCCCGGGCGGCCTGACCCGTGAGCGCGCCGGCTTCGAAGTGCGCGACGTGCATCCGACCCATTACGGCCGCGTCTGCACCATCGAGACGCCGGAAGGCCCGAACATCGGCCTGATCAACTCGCTGGCCGTGTTCGCGCGCACCAACAAGTACGGCTTCCTCGAGACGCCGTACCGCAAGGTCGTGGACGGCCGCGTGACCGACGACGTCGAGTACCTGTCGGCGATCGAAGAGAACGAGTACGTCATCGCCCAGGCGAACGCGCCGCAGGACGAGAAGGGCACGATCACCGCCCAGTTCGTCGCGTGCCGTTACCAGGGCGAGTCGATGCTGCGTCCGCCGAGCGAAATCCACTTCATGGACGTCTCGCCGATGCAGACCGTGTCGGTCGCGGCGGCGCTCGTGCCGTTCCTCGAGCACGACGACGCGAACCGCGCACTGATGGGCGCGAACATGCAGCGCCAGGCCGTGCCGACGCTGCGTGCGCAGAAGCCGCTGGTCGGTACCGGCATCGAGCGCGCCGTGGCGCGCGACTCGGGCGTGACGGTGAACGCGCGCCGCGGTGGCGTGATCGAGCAGATCGACGCCGGCCGCATCGTGGTGAAGGTGAACGAGTCGGAGATCGTTGGTGAGACCGACGCCGGCGTCGACATCTACACGCTGATCAAGTACACGCGTTCGAACCAGAACACCTGCATCAACCAGCGTCCGCTGGTGAACGTGGGCGACGTGGTCGCGCGCGGCGACGTGCTGGCCGACGGTCCCTCGACGGACATCGGCGAACTCGCGCTGGGCCAGAACATGCTGGTCGCGTTCATGCCGTGGAACGGCTACAACTTCGAAGACTCGATCCTGCTCTCCGAGCGCGTGGTCGAGCAGGATCGCTACACCACGATCCACATCGAAGAGCTGACCTGCGTCGCGCGCGACACCAAGCTGGGTCCGGAGGAAATCTCCGCCGACATCCCGAACGTCTCCGAGCAGGCGCTGAACCGCCTCGACGAGTCGGGCGTGGTGTACATCGGCGCGGAAGTGCGTGCGGGCGACATCCTCGTCGGCAAGGTCACGCCGAAGGGCGAGAGCCAGCTGACGCCGGAAGAGAAGCTGCTGCGCGCGATCTTCGGCGAGAAGGCGTCCGACGTTAAGGACAGCTCGCTGCGCGTGCCGCCGGGCATGGACGGCACCGTCATCGACGTGCAGGTCTTCACCCGCGACGGCATCGAGAAGGACAAGCGCGCCCGCCAGATCGAGGAATCGGAAATCCGTCGCGTCAAGAAGGACTTCGACGACCAGTTCCGCATCCTCGAGGCCGCGATCTACGACCGCCTGCGTTCGCAGCTGGTCGGCAAGGTCGCCAACGGCGGCGGTGGCCTGAAGAAGGGCGACACCGTCACCTCGCTGGTGCTCGATGGCCTGTCCCGCAAGGACTGGTTCACGCTGCGCATGAAGGACGACGAAGCCGTCGAGGCGATCGAGCGCGCGCAGAAGCAGATCGAAGTGCACAAGGCGGAGTTCGAGAAGCGCTTCGCCGACAAGCGCGGCAAGATCACCCAGGGCGACGACCTCGCACCGGGCGTGCTGAAGATGGTGAAGGTGTTCCTCGCGGTGAAGCGCCGCATCCAGCCGGGCGACAAGATGGCCGGCCGCCACGGCAACAAGGGTGTCGTGTCGACCATCGTGCCGGTGCAGGACATGCCGTATGCGGCCGACGGCCAGACCGTCGACATCGTCCTGAACCCGCTGGGCGTGCCGTCGCGTATGAACATCGGCCAGATCCTCGAAGTGCATCTTGGCTGGGCCGCCAAGGGCCTGGGCCAGAAGATCCAGCGCATGCTGGAAGCACAGCAGGCGATCGGCGAGCTTCGCAAGTTCCTCAACGACATCTACAACCACGACAACTCCGTCGTGGGTGAGCGCGTCGACCTGACGCAGTTCACGGACGAGGAACTGCTGCGCCTGGCGAAGAACCTCACCGATGGCGTGCCGATGGCGACGCCGGTGTTCGACGGTGCGGCCGAGTCGGAGATCAAGCGCATGCTGGAACTGGCGGACCTTCCGTCCAGCGGCCAGACGGAACTCTTCGACGGTCGTACCGGCGAAGCGTTCGAGCGCAAGGTCACCGTCGGCTACATGCACATGCTGAAGCTGAACCACCTGGTCGACGACAAGATGCACGCGCGTTCGACCGGTCCGTACTCGCTCGTCACCCAGCAGCCGCTGGGCGGCAAGGCGCAGTTCGGCGGCCAGCGTTTCGGCGAAATGGAAGTCTGGGCGCTGGAAGCCTACGGCGCGGCCTACACCCTGCAGGAAATGCTGACGGTGAAGTCCGACGACGTGCAGGGCCGCAACCAGATGTACAAGAACATCGTCGACGGCGAGTACGAGATGGTGGCCGGCATGCCGGAGTCCTTCAACGTTCTGGTGAAGGAAATCCGCTCGCTCGCGATCAACATGGAGCTGGAAGAGAACTGA